The following are encoded in a window of Qipengyuania soli genomic DNA:
- a CDS encoding exopolysaccharide biosynthesis protein codes for MSQHAHESVTEVLGELDELAATREEVCIGDVLDDFGERSFGPFIMLPALMEMTPIGGIPGVPTFLALVIALTALQLLMGREHVWMPDFIQQRSVSGKQLHKAVGKMRGFADFLDRHSEGRLEALTEGLAPKLVAVVVLLLCCTVPPLEFLPFASSIPMLANAVLGLALTVRDGALLLASLIFTLFASAVGGWMFVTFDAAEKLTG; via the coding sequence TTGTCGCAACATGCCCATGAAAGCGTGACCGAAGTCCTCGGCGAACTCGACGAGCTCGCCGCGACGCGTGAAGAGGTGTGTATTGGCGATGTCCTCGACGACTTCGGCGAGCGCAGCTTCGGCCCCTTCATCATGCTCCCCGCACTGATGGAAATGACGCCCATCGGTGGCATTCCGGGGGTGCCGACGTTCCTGGCGCTGGTTATCGCGCTAACTGCGCTCCAGCTACTGATGGGACGCGAACACGTCTGGATGCCCGATTTCATCCAGCAGCGCTCGGTTTCGGGCAAACAGTTGCACAAGGCGGTGGGCAAGATGCGCGGGTTCGCGGACTTTCTCGACCGCCACAGCGAAGGCAGGCTGGAAGCGCTAACGGAAGGCCTGGCGCCCAAGCTGGTCGCGGTCGTCGTCCTGCTCCTGTGCTGCACCGTCCCGCCGCTCGAGTTCCTGCCCTTCGCCAGTTCGATCCCGATGCTGGCCAATGCGGTCCTCGGCCTCGCCCTGACCGTGCGTGACGGCGCCTTGTTGCTCGCTTCGCTGATCTTCACCCTCTTTGCCAGCGCCGTCGGCGGCTGGATGTTCGTCACCTTCGATGCCGCGGAGAAGCTGACCGGTTGA
- a CDS encoding MaoC family dehydratase, producing the protein MAGRFFDEWQVGDRITHEIRRTVTETDNLLFTTMTHNPQPLHLDVEAARASEFGQILVNGTFTFSLMVGLSVGDTTLGTLVANLGYDKLVMPKPVFIGDTLHATSEVIGLKESKSRPGAGIVTFLHEAINQRGEVVCRCERAALLNKRN; encoded by the coding sequence ATGGCAGGACGCTTTTTCGACGAATGGCAGGTTGGCGACCGGATTACGCATGAGATTCGCCGCACGGTCACCGAGACCGACAACCTGCTGTTCACGACCATGACGCACAACCCGCAGCCGCTTCACCTCGACGTGGAAGCGGCGCGGGCGAGCGAGTTTGGCCAGATTCTGGTCAACGGCACCTTCACCTTCTCGCTGATGGTGGGGCTTTCGGTCGGCGACACCACGCTCGGCACGCTGGTGGCGAACCTCGGATATGACAAGCTCGTCATGCCCAAGCCGGTGTTCATCGGTGACACGCTGCATGCGACCAGCGAAGTTATCGGGCTCAAGGAAAGCAAATCGCGGCCCGGTGCCGGGATCGTCACCTTCCTCCATGAGGCGATCAACCAGCGCGGCGAGGTTGTCTGCCGATGCGAACGCGCAGCTTTGCTGAACAAGAGGAACTGA
- a CDS encoding aldehyde dehydrogenase family protein translates to MYEYTQFYIDGQWVDPVTPNTVPVENPATEETIGHISLGTKADVDKAVAAARRAFESWQFSSRAERLDLMRSILAEIDKRKEDLARAVSDEMGAPMSLASGPHTGLLSGHLMTAIGILENFEFEKTNGNTTHLYEPIGVVGMITPWNWPLNQIACKVFPALATGNTMILKPSEIAPFDAAIFTEIMHAAGTPAGVYNMINGDGPGVGTAMSGHEDIDMISFTGSTRAGIAIAANAASTVKRVAQELGGKSPNIILDDASFARSVAKGTTGMMGNSGQTCTAPSRMFVPKARMEEAKVAAKEAAESVIPGDPKGNATIGPVVSKAQWDKIQGLIEKGIEEGATLVAGGPGKPEGLETGHYVKPTVFADVTNDMTIAREEIFGPVLCILGYEDLDDAVRIGNDTEYGLAAHIMGEDTEQAKELAKRIRAGRVAINGGYDMNASFGGYKKSGNGREWGVFGFHEFLEVKSVMVA, encoded by the coding sequence ATGTACGAGTATACCCAGTTCTACATCGACGGCCAGTGGGTCGACCCGGTTACGCCGAACACCGTGCCGGTCGAGAACCCCGCCACCGAAGAGACGATCGGTCACATCTCGCTCGGCACCAAGGCCGATGTCGACAAGGCCGTTGCCGCAGCGCGCCGCGCCTTCGAAAGCTGGCAGTTCTCCTCGCGCGCCGAACGGCTCGACCTGATGCGCTCGATCCTCGCGGAGATCGACAAGCGCAAGGAAGACCTCGCCCGCGCCGTCAGTGACGAGATGGGTGCGCCCATGAGCCTTGCCAGCGGTCCGCACACCGGCCTGCTCTCGGGCCACCTGATGACCGCCATCGGTATTCTCGAGAACTTCGAGTTCGAGAAGACCAACGGCAACACCACGCATCTCTACGAACCGATCGGTGTGGTCGGCATGATCACCCCGTGGAACTGGCCATTGAACCAGATCGCCTGCAAGGTCTTCCCCGCGCTGGCGACCGGAAACACGATGATCCTCAAGCCGTCCGAAATCGCGCCCTTCGACGCCGCGATCTTTACCGAGATCATGCATGCCGCCGGCACCCCGGCCGGTGTCTACAACATGATCAACGGTGACGGCCCGGGCGTCGGCACCGCCATGTCAGGCCATGAGGACATCGACATGATTTCCTTCACCGGTTCGACCCGCGCCGGCATCGCCATCGCCGCCAATGCCGCCAGCACGGTCAAGCGCGTGGCGCAGGAACTGGGCGGCAAGAGCCCCAACATCATCCTCGACGATGCCAGCTTCGCCCGCTCGGTTGCCAAGGGCACTACGGGCATGATGGGCAATTCGGGCCAGACCTGCACCGCGCCCAGCCGCATGTTCGTGCCCAAGGCGCGCATGGAAGAGGCCAAGGTCGCTGCGAAGGAAGCCGCCGAGAGCGTCATCCCCGGCGATCCCAAGGGCAATGCCACTATCGGTCCCGTCGTCTCCAAGGCGCAGTGGGACAAGATCCAGGGCCTGATCGAGAAGGGTATCGAGGAAGGCGCAACGCTGGTCGCCGGTGGTCCGGGCAAGCCGGAAGGCCTGGAGACCGGACACTACGTCAAGCCGACCGTCTTCGCCGACGTCACCAACGACATGACCATCGCGCGCGAGGAAATCTTCGGCCCGGTGCTGTGCATCCTCGGCTACGAAGATCTCGATGATGCGGTGCGCATCGGCAACGACACCGAATACGGCCTCGCCGCGCACATCATGGGCGAGGATACGGAGCAGGCCAAGGAACTGGCCAAGCGCATCCGTGCCGGACGCGTGGCGATCAACGGCGGCTACGACATGAACGCCTCCTTCGGGGGCTACAAGAAGTCGGGCAACGGCCGCGAATGGGGCGTCTTCGGCTTCCACGAGTTCCTCGAGGTCAAGTCGGTCATGGTTGCCTGA
- a CDS encoding CaiB/BaiF CoA transferase family protein has protein sequence MTDSASKGPLTGLKVVEFQGIGPGPHVAMLLADMGAEVVRIEREGHVPMNTVVERARHRAAVDLKSDNGRAFVKSALARADVLIEGFRPGVMERLGLGPEEMLAANPRLVYARMTGWGQDGPLAMAAGHDLNYIAITGALDAIGKRNDLPIPPQNLVGDFGGGSMYCALGILAALWERERSGKGQVVDAAIVDGVTSLMSFFYGQPHSALRTTTRGAGLLGGAAHFYRCYTCKDGKEISVGAIEPQFYAELLQRADAPEKLREGQMNPANWDDYADDLAAMFATKTQAEWCELLEGTDACFAPVVPLDEAKDHPHMKARGAFVEHGGRWHTAPAPRFDRTPNTIRDSAQDGEAVVERWSRDG, from the coding sequence CCGGCCTCAAGGTGGTCGAATTCCAGGGCATCGGGCCAGGGCCGCACGTCGCGATGCTGCTCGCCGACATGGGCGCGGAAGTGGTCCGGATCGAGCGTGAGGGCCATGTCCCGATGAACACCGTGGTCGAACGCGCCCGCCATCGCGCCGCGGTCGATCTCAAGAGCGATAACGGTCGTGCCTTCGTCAAGTCTGCGCTGGCCAGGGCCGACGTGCTGATCGAGGGTTTCCGCCCCGGCGTGATGGAACGTCTGGGCCTTGGGCCGGAAGAGATGCTCGCGGCCAATCCGCGCCTCGTCTACGCCCGCATGACCGGCTGGGGCCAGGACGGTCCGCTCGCCATGGCTGCTGGCCATGACCTCAATTACATCGCCATTACCGGCGCGCTCGATGCCATCGGCAAGCGCAATGATTTGCCGATCCCGCCGCAGAACCTGGTTGGCGATTTCGGCGGCGGCTCGATGTACTGCGCGCTCGGCATCCTCGCCGCGCTGTGGGAGCGCGAGCGCAGCGGCAAGGGGCAGGTCGTCGACGCGGCGATCGTCGATGGCGTGACCAGCCTGATGAGCTTCTTCTACGGCCAGCCGCACAGCGCGCTGCGCACCACCACGCGCGGTGCGGGCCTGCTCGGCGGCGCGGCGCATTTCTACCGTTGCTACACCTGCAAGGACGGCAAGGAGATCAGCGTCGGCGCGATCGAGCCGCAGTTCTATGCCGAGCTGCTCCAGCGCGCGGATGCTCCCGAAAAGCTGCGCGAAGGACAGATGAACCCGGCCAACTGGGACGATTATGCCGACGATCTCGCAGCCATGTTTGCGACCAAAACCCAGGCCGAGTGGTGCGAGCTCCTCGAAGGCACCGATGCATGCTTTGCGCCGGTCGTGCCGCTAGACGAGGCGAAGGACCATCCCCACATGAAGGCGCGCGGCGCATTCGTCGAACACGGCGGTCGCTGGCACACCGCGCCGGCCCCCCGGTTCGACCGTACCCCGAACACGATCCGCGACAGCGCGCAGGATGGTGAAGCAGTCGTTGAGCGCTGGAGCCGAGACGGCTAG